In Gopherus flavomarginatus isolate rGopFla2 chromosome 1, rGopFla2.mat.asm, whole genome shotgun sequence, a single genomic region encodes these proteins:
- the ARL11 gene encoding ADP-ribosylation factor-like protein 11, protein MGTLSSKAWYKRDARVVMLGLDFAGKSTILSKLKSNELVETFPTVGFNVESLKTPCHLPLTLWDVGGQDKLRASWKDYLEDTDALIFVLDSADKTRLPEAMAELEKVLNNINVTGVPVLLLANKQELPRSLSLSELQERLNLEWFSGRSWELRGCSAHTGEGLREALMALAGLLKSRDKNSPECVCAPLQ, encoded by the coding sequence ATGGGGACCTTGAGCTCCAAGGCTTGGTACAAAAGAGATGCCCGGGTGGTGATGCTGGGACTGGATTTTGCAGGCAAATCCACCATCTTGTCTAAATTGAAGAGCAACGAGCTTGTGGAGACTTTCCCGACAGTGGGCTTCAATGTGGAGTCTCTGAAAACCCCATGTCATCTACCCTTGACTCTCTGGGATGTGGGTGGTCAAGACAAGCTCCGCGCTAGCTGGAAGGACTATCTGGAAGACACGGATGCTCTCATCTTTGTGCTGGACAGTGCCGACAAAACCCGGCTGCCAGAGGCAATGGCTGAATTGGAGAAAGTTCTGAACAACATAAACGTGACTGGGGTTCCAGTCTTGCTTCTGGCCAATAAGCAGGAGCTGCCaaggtccctctctctctcagagcTGCAGGAGAGGCTGAATCTGGAATGGTTCAGTGGCCGAAGCTGGGAGCTGAGAGGGTGCAGTGCTCACACTGGTGAGGGGTTGAGGGAAGCCTTAATGGCCCTGGCAGGACTTCTTAAGAGCCGCGATAAGAATTCCCCTGAAtgtgtctgtgcaccactgcagTGA